A region of the Chloroflexota bacterium genome:
CGCCTTGCCCTTCGGGACCCGGGCCTCGAACAGCTCCTCGACCCGCGGCAGTCCGGCCGTGATGTCGAGGCCGGCCACGCCGCCGGTGTGGAACGTCCGCATCGTCAGCTGGGTGCCCGGTTCGCCGATCGACTGGGCCGCGATGATCCCGACCGCCTCACCGGCGGCGACGAGATGCCCGGTCGCGAGGTTGCGCCCGTAGCACGATCGGCATACGCCGTGGCGCGCCTCGCACGTCAGCGGCGACCGGACGAGCACCTCGTCGATGCCGGCGGCGTCGATGGACTCGGCGATCGCCTCATCGATCTCCGTGTTCCGCTCTGCGAGCGACCGGGCGTTGCGGCCGCTGCCGGTCGCGAGCTTCGCCCCCGCGAGACGGCCCACGAGCCGGCGCTGGAAGGCGCCCTTCTCGTCGCTCGACTCGGCCCGCGTGATCCAGCTCCCCTCCTCCGTTCCGCAGTCGTCCTCCCGGGTGATGACATCCTGGGCGACATCGACGAGGCGCCGGGTGAGATAGCCCGAGTCGGCCGTCCGGAGGGCCGTGTCGGCCAGGCCCTTGCGGGCACCATGGGTCGAGATGAAGTACTCGAGCACCGTCATCCCCTCCCGGAAGTTGCTCCGGACCGGGACGTCGATGATCCGGCCGGCGGGGTCGGCCATGAGTCCGCGCATGCCGCCGAGCTGACCGATGTTGCCCTTGTTGCCGCGAGCCCCCGAGCTCGTCATCATCGTGACCGGTCCGACGAATGGATTCGGGTCGACCATCTTGTCGGCCATCTCCTTCGTCGTGTCCTGCCAGACGCCCACCACCTGCTCGTAGCGCTCGTCGTCCGTGATGAGGCCGCGCTGGAACTGGCGGTCGATCTGGGCGACCTGATCGTCGGCCCGCCGAAGGATGCCGGCCTTGTCCGGCGTCGACGGGATGTCGCTCACCGCGATCGTCATCCCGCCCCGGGTGGCGAACTCGAAACCGACGCTCTTGATGCCGTCGACGAGGTGGGCCGTCTCCTCCGGACCGAGGCGTCGATAGCACTCGTCGACGAGGTTCTTGAGCTCCACGCGACGCATGACGTCGTTGTTGAATCGGAGGGCCCCCGGAAGGACCTGATTGAAGATGACGCGCCCGACCGTCGTGCGTCGACGTTCGATGCGGAGCGCCCCCGCTTCGGCGTCCCAGCTGCGGACCTCGGCCTCGATCGGCTGGTGGAGCGTGACGGTCCGGAGCTGGTAGGCCCGGATCGCCTCGTCCTCGTCCGAGAAGAGCCGTGGCTTCTGCGTCTCTGACGGCGCGCCGTCGAGGGTGAGGTAGAAGCAGCCGAGGACCATGTCCTGGGTCGGTGCGACGACCGGGCTCCCGTCCGCCGGGGAGAGGAGGTTCGCCGTCGACAGCATCATCTGGCGCGCCTCTTCCTGGGCGGCCGAGCTGAGCGGCACGTGGACGGCCATCTGGTCCCCGTCGAAGTCCGCATTGAACGCCGTGCAGACGAGCGGATGGATCTGGATCGCCGAACCCTCCACGAGGACCGGCATGAACGCCTGGATCCCGAGCCGGTGGAGTGTCGGGGCGCGGTTCAACAGCACCGGGTGGTCCTTGATGACCTCTTCGAGGACGTCCCAGACCTCCGGCCGCACGCGTTCCACGATCCGCTTGGCGCTCTTGATGTTGTGAGCGAAGCCCTTCTCGACGAGCTGGCGCATGACGAACGGCTTGAACAGCTCGAGCGCCATCTTCTTCGGCAGGCCGCACTGGTGGAGCTTGAGCTCCGGGCCGACGACGATGACCGAGCGACCCGAGTAGTCGACCCGCTTGCCGAGGAGGTTCTGGCGGAACCGACCCTGCTTGCCCTTGAGCATGTCGGACAGGCTCTTGAGCCGATGGTTGCCGGTGCCGGCGATCGCCCGACCCCGGCGGCCGTTGTCGATGAGGGCGTCGCACGCCTCCTGCAGCATGCGCTTCTCGTTGCGGATGATGATCTCCGGCGCACCGAGCTCGAGGAGTCGCTTGAGACGGTTGTTGCGGTTGATGACCCGGCGGTACAGGTCGTTCAGGTCGGAGGTCGCGAACCGACCGCCATCGAGCTGGACCATCGGCCGAAGATCCGGCGGGATGACCGGCAGCACGGACAGGATCATCCACTCGGGACGGGTGCCCGAGCGGCGGAACGCCTCGATCAGGCGAAGTCGCTTGATCGCCTTCTTGCGGCGCTGGCCGGAGCTCGTGCGAACCTCCACGTGGAGGCTCCGGGCGAGCTCCTCGAGGTCCATCCGGGTGATCATGTCGCGGATCGCCTCCGCTCCCATGCCGGCATGGAACAGGCGACCGCCGCGGGCGCCGGACCCGTACTTCTCGTCGAGGGCGCGGAACTCGCTCTCCATGAGCAGCCGGCCCGGCTTGAGGCCCTCGATCTCGTCGCGGACCTTGCGGAGCTCCTCCTTCAGACCCTGGGCCTCCTGGGCGAGGCGCCCCTTCTCGGCCACGAGCGTGTCGCCGATCGCCGCCTCGAGGGCCGCGACCTTCTCGTCGGTGGCGTGGGCCTCGTCCACCTCGCGCTGCTTGAGCTCGTCGTTCACCCGATCGGTCTCGGTCGCGACGAGCTTGCGGAGGCGAGCGGTCGCCTCCTTGCCGCCCTTGTCGCCCTCGCCGACGACGACCTCGCCGGTCGGGGTGAAGACGATCGTCTCGGCGGCGACCTTCGCCCCGAGTCCTGTGACCTGACGCTGCGTCGACTGCGCCGCGGTGACGATCTCCTCGGTCCGCGCGGCTCGCTGGCCCTCGAGGTCCGCCTTCGTCGCGGCGAGCGTCGCGGTCAGTTCGTCCTTCGTGCGATTGAACTCCGCGCGGAGCTCGTCCTCGAGCTCGTTGAGCGCCTTGCCGGCCCGTCCGCCGCGGCCCTCCGCCTCGTCCTCGAGCTGGAGCAGCGCCCGCTTCCGAGCGTCCTCGTCGACGTGGGCGACGATGTAGAGGGCGAAGTAGAGGATCCGCTCGAGGTTGCGCGGGCTGATGTCGAGAAGGATCCCGAGCCGGCTCGGTGTCCCCTTGAAGTACCAGATGTGGCTCACCGGGCTGGCGAGCTGGATGTGGCCCATCCGCTCACGGCGGACCTTGCTCCGGGTGACCTCCACGCCGCACTTGTCGCAGATGATGCCCTTGTAGCGGATCCGCTTGTACTTGCCGCAGTAGCACTCCCAGTCCTTGGTCGGACCGAAGATGCGCTCGTCGAAGAGCCCGTCCTTCTCCGGCTTGAGGGTCCGGTAGTTGATCGTCTCGGGCTTCGTGACCTCGCCCTTGCTCCACTCCCGGATCTGATCCGGGCTCGCGAGCGAGATGCGGATGGCGCTGAAGTTATTGACCTCGAGCATGGTTCTCCTCCGCGCGGTCGCCGTGCTCGACCTCGCGATGCCGACCGGTAGCGAGCGGGGCCGGGCCGGCCGAGCGCCGACCCCGCGACAGGTGCGTCAGATGCGGCTGCTGGATGCGCGTGACGGTCAGTCCTCGAACCCGGCGAGATTGATCCCGCCGAGATCGGGGAGCATGTAGCCCGACGCGTCGTCCTCCGCGAGCGGGATCTCCTCGTCGTTCTGATCGAGGATCTCGGCGTTGAGACCGAGGCTCCGAAGTTCCTTGATGAGGACCTTGAACGACTCGGGGACCCGCGGTGGCTGGATCTCCTCCCCCTTCACGATCGCCTCATATGTCTGGACGCGTCCGAGGACGTCGTCAGATTTCACCGTCAGGAGCTCCTGGAGGATGTTCGCCGCGCCATAGGCCTCGAGGGCCCAGACCTCCATCTCGCCGAAGCGCTGGCCGCCGAATTGGGCCTTGCCGCCGAGCGGTTGCTGGGTGATGAGGCTGTACGGGCCGGTGGACCGGGCGTGGATCTTGTCCTCCACGAGGTGGTGGAGCTTGAGCATGTAGATGTAGCCGACGGTGATCGTTCGGTCGAACGCCTCGCCGGACCGGCCGTCGCGGAGGACGATCTTGCCGTCCTCCGGCAGGCCCGCCTCGCGCAGCTCCTCGCGGATCTGCTCCTCGGTCGCACCGTCGAAGACCGCGGTCGCCGCCTTGGCGCCGCGCGCCTGGAGCGCCCAGCCCAGGTGGGTCTCGAGGATCTGGCCGATGTTCATCCGCGACGGGACGCCGAGCGGGTTGAGGATGATGTCGACGGGCGTGCCGTCCGGCAGGTACGGCATGTCCTCCTGGGGCAGGATCTTCGCGATGACGCCCTTGTTGCCGTGCCGTCCCGCCATCTTGTCGCCGACGCTGATCTTGCGTTTCTGAGCGACGCTCACCCGGACGAGCCGGTTGACGCCGGGTTGCAGGTCGTCGTTGTTCTCGCGGCGGAACTCGCGGATCTCGACGACCTTGCCTCGCTCGCCGTGGGGCAGGCGAAGGCTTGAGTCCTTCACCTCGCGGGCCTTCTCGCCGAAGATCGCCCGCAGAAGGCGCTCCTCCGCGGTCAGCTCAGTCTCGCCCTTCGGGGTGATCTTGCCGACGAGGATGTCGCCCGGCCGGACCTCGGCCCCGACATAGACGATCCCCTCCTCGTCGAGGTCCTTGAGGGACTCCTCGCCGACGTTCGGGATGTCGCGGGTGATCTCCTCCGGACCGAGCTTCGTGTCGCGCGACTCGATCTCGTGCTTCTCGATGTGGATGCTCGTGAACAGGTCGTCCCGAACGAGCCGATCGCTGATGACGATCGCGTCCTCGTAGTTCCCGCCTTCCCAGCTCATGAAGGCGACGAGGACGTTGCGGCCGAGGGCGAGCTCGCCGTTCTCGGTCGAGCTGCTGTCGGCGATCGGATCGCCGACAGCGACCCGGGCGCCGACATCGACGATCGGCCGCTGGTTGATGCACGTGCCCTGATTGCTGCGGACGAATTTCTGGAGTCGGTAGCTGTCGAGCTCCCCGGTGTCCGTCTCGACCTCGATCCGCTCGGCGGTCACGCTCGTGACGACGCCCGCCCGCCCGGCCATGATCACCTGGCCGGAGTCCCGGGCCGCCCGGATCTCCATACCGGTGCCCACGATCGGCGACTCCGGCTCGAGGAGCGGGACGGCCTGCCGCTGCATGTTCGAGCCCATGAGGGCCCGATTCGCATCGTCGTGCTCGAGGAACGGGATGAGCGCCGTCGCCACGGAGACGACCTGCTTGGGGCTCACGTCCATGTACTCGATCTGGTTCGGCCGGGCCTCCGGGAACGTGTCGCGGAGTCGCGAGGGGACCCGCTCGGCGAGGAAGTGGCCGCGCTCGTCGAGCTTGGCGTTCGCCTGGGCGACGACGTGCTCCTCCTCCTCGTCCGCCGGGAGGTACTCGATCTCGTCGGTGACGACCGGACGGATCGGGAAGGCGAGGGCCTTCTGCTTCTTGAGCTCGGCTGCCGCCGCATCGTCGAAGGGCGCCCCGGCCTTGAGGACGACGGTGCCATCCCGGGCGACGAGGTCTGCTCCCGCCTCGTAGGTGCGGAGCCCCGCGTCGTCCCAGCCGATCGAGCGCTTCACCTTG
Encoded here:
- the rpoC gene encoding DNA-directed RNA polymerase subunit beta'; the protein is MLEVNNFSAIRISLASPDQIREWSKGEVTKPETINYRTLKPEKDGLFDERIFGPTKDWECYCGKYKRIRYKGIICDKCGVEVTRSKVRRERMGHIQLASPVSHIWYFKGTPSRLGILLDISPRNLERILYFALYIVAHVDEDARKRALLQLEDEAEGRGGRAGKALNELEDELRAEFNRTKDELTATLAATKADLEGQRAARTEEIVTAAQSTQRQVTGLGAKVAAETIVFTPTGEVVVGEGDKGGKEATARLRKLVATETDRVNDELKQREVDEAHATDEKVAALEAAIGDTLVAEKGRLAQEAQGLKEELRKVRDEIEGLKPGRLLMESEFRALDEKYGSGARGGRLFHAGMGAEAIRDMITRMDLEELARSLHVEVRTSSGQRRKKAIKRLRLIEAFRRSGTRPEWMILSVLPVIPPDLRPMVQLDGGRFATSDLNDLYRRVINRNNRLKRLLELGAPEIIIRNEKRMLQEACDALIDNGRRGRAIAGTGNHRLKSLSDMLKGKQGRFRQNLLGKRVDYSGRSVIVVGPELKLHQCGLPKKMALELFKPFVMRQLVEKGFAHNIKSAKRIVERVRPEVWDVLEEVIKDHPVLLNRAPTLHRLGIQAFMPVLVEGSAIQIHPLVCTAFNADFDGDQMAVHVPLSSAAQEEARQMMLSTANLLSPADGSPVVAPTQDMVLGCFYLTLDGAPSETQKPRLFSDEDEAIRAYQLRTVTLHQPIEAEVRSWDAEAGALRIERRRTTVGRVIFNQVLPGALRFNNDVMRRVELKNLVDECYRRLGPEETAHLVDGIKSVGFEFATRGGMTIAVSDIPSTPDKAGILRRADDQVAQIDRQFQRGLITDDERYEQVVGVWQDTTKEMADKMVDPNPFVGPVTMMTSSGARGNKGNIGQLGGMRGLMADPAGRIIDVPVRSNFREGMTVLEYFISTHGARKGLADTALRTADSGYLTRRLVDVAQDVITREDDCGTEEGSWITRAESSDEKGAFQRRLVGRLAGAKLATGSGRNARSLAERNTEIDEAIAESIDAAGIDEVLVRSPLTCEARHGVCRSCYGRNLATGHLVAAGEAVGIIAAQSIGEPGTQLTMRTFHTGGVAGLDITAGLPRVEELFEARVPKGKAEISHIDGIVEILRGEGQTRVKVRSTESYDTSLAVPEAAALLLAPGDPVEANQVVARIEGDPAHDVLAPVKGFLLRNEGGLVVRAEDVVEREYAIPHNAKLLVENGQDIRAGDSITDGPVNPQEYLETRGKDAVQRYLVREVQKVYRSQGVTINDKHIEIIVRQMLRKVRIDQPGDVDLLPTELIDRLEFEEENDLVLAEGGEPATAQTVLLGVTKASLNTSSFLAAASFQETTRVLTEAAINGARDHLIGLKENVIIGKLIPAGTGAPANLAAAAERRRRAALEALAGEALDSFGAADEEFNPFLEDGSARPADDETAGLASLLAAGAADGDDAEEINPFLVGEAAADDRANPLLPDRDDELAPAVDDDVAVAEPVAAAPRASAKRPARTVAGE
- a CDS encoding DNA-directed RNA polymerase subunit beta: MLSAAESSTRALTSSGRISYARIDEKLPIPNLIELQLDSFAWFIDRGLRELFDEISPIKDFTGKVMELQFLEYEFGPPKYTELECRTKDLTFSRPLYVNVELLIKETGEIQRQRVYMGDFPTMTGQGTFVINGAERVVVSQLVRSPGVYYSVDGDLFNQTGRELFAAKVIPNRGAWLEFETTKTDQLYVKVDRKRKIPASTLLRAVGYEHNDEISALFAAVDVDPDHPYIANTLDKDVTHTQAEALIEVYKKLRPGDPPTGDNARQLVESLFFNFRRYDLGRVGRYKFNKKLDSVAGRLGIELPREQRTITREDIAAIVGHLIESNRGLHQKDDIDHLGNRRIRANGELIQNAFRIGLLRMERVVRERMTIQEIDKATPNALINIRPVVAAMKEFFGGSQLSQFMDQTNPLAELTSKRRLSALGPGGLSRERAGFDVRDVHHSHYGRICPIETPEGPNIGLIGSLATYGRINSYGFIETPYRKVKRSIGWDDAGLRTYEAGADLVARDGTVVLKAGAPFDDAAAAELKKQKALAFPIRPVVTDEIEYLPADEEEEHVVAQANAKLDERGHFLAERVPSRLRDTFPEARPNQIEYMDVSPKQVVSVATALIPFLEHDDANRALMGSNMQRQAVPLLEPESPIVGTGMEIRAARDSGQVIMAGRAGVVTSVTAERIEVETDTGELDSYRLQKFVRSNQGTCINQRPIVDVGARVAVGDPIADSSSTENGELALGRNVLVAFMSWEGGNYEDAIVISDRLVRDDLFTSIHIEKHEIESRDTKLGPEEITRDIPNVGEESLKDLDEEGIVYVGAEVRPGDILVGKITPKGETELTAEERLLRAIFGEKAREVKDSSLRLPHGERGKVVEIREFRRENNDDLQPGVNRLVRVSVAQKRKISVGDKMAGRHGNKGVIAKILPQEDMPYLPDGTPVDIILNPLGVPSRMNIGQILETHLGWALQARGAKAATAVFDGATEEQIREELREAGLPEDGKIVLRDGRSGEAFDRTITVGYIYMLKLHHLVEDKIHARSTGPYSLITQQPLGGKAQFGGQRFGEMEVWALEAYGAANILQELLTVKSDDVLGRVQTYEAIVKGEEIQPPRVPESFKVLIKELRSLGLNAEILDQNDEEIPLAEDDASGYMLPDLGGINLAGFED